Sequence from the [Clostridium] scindens genome:
TGACGCTGTTCTCGATCGCCTTATAATATTCCGGCGCGTTTCCCATTCCGCAGGTGCCGAAAAGAGCGATCTGCTTGCCGCTTAAGTCATTGATAAAGTCGCTGACCGCCATGCTGCAGGTTCCCCGGTGCACGCAGAATCCGATGAAATAGACCTCGGCTTCCGGGATAGGCTTATCGGTGGTAATGTCAATCAGGTCTTTGGAGTTGCCGGGAAGGTGCGAGAAGATAGTCGCGGCTATTTTCTTGGTGTTACCGGTCTCGCTCTGATAAAGAACTAAATAATCTAACATATCAATCATACCTCGCTTTCTTAAGAGGCAGCGTTCCTGATCAGGACTGTCTCATGATTATATATATCCTCCGGGGGCTCCGCCACCGCAGCATAGGCCGCTTCCGCCGCAGCACAGGTTGCATACGATGTTGGCGATGCACAGCTTCATGCACCAGCTGCTCCCGCCGGTAAATGTGGTCTGGTAAGGGCCTTGCTGCTGCTGGTACCAGGTTCCGCCGCTCTCAAAGCGGTTTACCAGCATCTGATACTGTATGTTGTCCGGGTCCAGACGAAGCGCCTCTTTGGCGTGCTGGAGGGCAATCACATTATTGCCAAGCCCTGAGTTGGCAAGGGCACTGTAATAATACCACTGGGCATTGCGCCCGGACATGCCGTTTAATAGATTCAATGCTTCCTGATAGTGTCCGCTGTTGATAAAGTTGGCCGCGGCACGCATATGGAGGTCCTCTTCATTTTCCGTAGGGTTTGGGCCAGCCTGCTGGTATTGGCCCCGGAAGCCGCGGAAGGTGCCGAAGTCGCCGAATCCTCCAAATCCGCCAAAGTCCCCGAACGGGCCATAG
This genomic interval carries:
- the bilS gene encoding flavodoxin family protein BilS, with amino-acid sequence MLDYLVLYQSETGNTKKIAATIFSHLPGNSKDLIDITTDKPIPEAEVYFIGFCVHRGTCSMAVSDFINDLSGKQIALFGTCGMGNAPEYYKAIENSVSAWIETDNDYLGSFICQGKMPQKVRQKYESMKNDQNAGQMDMYIHNFDEAITHPDSLDVEHAKVFVEKVLKKLESQP
- a CDS encoding J domain-containing protein, producing the protein MIDPYSVLGIPRSASDEEIKKAYRNLSRKYHPDANINNPNKDQAEAKFKEIQQAYQQIMHEREYGTADSSYSSGGYGTSGGYGSSGGYGPFGDFGGFGGFGDFGTFRGFRGQYQQAGPNPTENEEDLHMRAAANFINSGHYQEALNLLNGMSGRNAQWYYYSALANSGLGNNVIALQHAKEALRLDPDNIQYQMLVNRFESGGTWYQQQQGPYQTTFTGGSSWCMKLCIANIVCNLCCGGSGLCCGGGAPGGYI